A DNA window from Daucus carota subsp. sativus chromosome 3, DH1 v3.0, whole genome shotgun sequence contains the following coding sequences:
- the LOC108211463 gene encoding uncharacterized protein LOC108211463 — MASRTCCCFFTSNAYLRPSTLTTSCLSPVSSLSPVVFSGGLKSKRGSSVVTRAVPGPNTYIFAFVFPLSLLVATVFTTIRISDKLDEDFLRELAVNKAILEASEDDDEVDGTSIMKEPERPRTRNRPKREAEVSSK; from the exons ATGGCGTCTCGTACTTGCTGCTGCTTCTTCACATCAAACGCATACCTACGACCCTCTACACTTACCACTTCGTGTCTCTCTCCGGTATCTTCGTTGTCGCCGGTTGTGTTTTCCGGTGGCCTGAAAAGCAAGCGTGGGTCGTCGGTGGTGACTAGAGCAGTGCCCGGGCCCAATACGTATATATTCGCCTTTGTTTTTCCTCTGTCTCTATTGGTGGCTACAGTCTTTACTACTATTCGCATTTCCGATAAGCTTGATGAAGATTTTCTACGAGAG cttgctgttaataAAGCAATATTAGAGGCAAgcgaagatgatgatgaagttgatggaacttcaataatgaaagAACCTGAACGTCCACGCACGCGTAATCGTCCCAAACGAGAAGCCGAGGTTTCTTCCAAATGA
- the LOC108211212 gene encoding protein arginine N-methyltransferase PRMT10, whose translation MNTSTSNGVVANRSNGGRPIVDKEVDFANYFCTYAFLYHQKEMLSDRVRMDAYYNSIFRNKSHFIDKVVLDVGTGSGILAIWAAQAGAKKVYAVEATKMADHARELVRANKLQDVVDVIEGSIEDVILPEKVDVIISEWMGYFLLRESMFDSVICARDRWLKPTGAMYPSHARMWLAPIRSGLGDHKMSDYEGSMDDWQYFVDNTKNHYGVDMGVLTKPFSEEQKKYYLQTSLWNNLHPNQVIGTAAIIKEIDCLTVTVEDILVVTASVSSSIIKEETRLCGFSGWFDVHFRGSKENPAEQEIELTTEPSENNTTHWGQQVFLIHPPTHVRSGDDLNINFAMSRSKENHRLMEVDLGCEVKQSSGKLLQSFKHKFFIE comes from the exons ATGAACACTTCTACATCAAACGGCGTCGTTGCAAACAGGAGCAATGGGGGCAGACCCATTGTTGACAAAGAAGTTGATTTTGCAAACTATTTCTGCACTTACGCCTTTCTTTATCACCAAAAAGAGATGCTTTCTGACCGTGTTCGTATGGATGCTTATTACAATTCCATCTTCAGAAACAAATCCCATTTTATTGATAAG GTTGTGTTGGATGTAGGTACGGGAAGTGGCATTTTGGCAATATGGGCAGCTCAAGCAGGTGCCAAGAAGGTCTATGCGGTGGAAGCTACCAAGATGGCAGATCATGCACGTGAACTAGTCAGAGCAAATAAGCTTCAGGATGTTGTTGATGTGATTGAGGGATCAATTGAAGATGTTATACTACCGGAAAAAG TTGATGTAATAATCTCTGAGTGGATGGGATACTTTCTTCTGCGTGAATCGATGTTTGATTCTGTTATCTGTGCTCGTGACCGCTGGCTTAAACCAACAGGCGCCAT GTACCCAAGTCATGCACGCATGTGGTTGGCGCCTATTAGATCTGGCTTAGGAGATCATAAAATGAGCGATTATGAAGGTTCAATGGATGATTGGCAATATTTTGTGGACAATACCAAGAATCATTATGGAGTTGATATGGGTGTTCTTACTAAGCCTTTTTCTGAGGAGCAGAAAAAGTACTATCTGCAG ACGTCCTTGTGGAACAATCTTCATCCAAATCAAGTTATTGGAACTGCTGCAATAATAAAGGAGATTGATTGCTTAACAGTAACTGTTGAAGACATTCTTGTTGTCACAGCATCTGTTTCATCATCTATTATTAAAGAAGAAACCAGGCTTTGCGGTTTTAGTGGCTGGTTTGATGTACATTTTCGA GGAAGCAAAGAGAATCCAGCTGAGCAGGAGATTGAGTTGACAACTGAACCGAGTGAAAATAACACCACTCATTGGGGACAGCAG GTGTTTCTCATCCATCCTCCTACTCATGTTCGTTCTGGGGATgatctaaatattaattttgctaTGAGTCGTTCTAAAGAAAACCATAGATTGATGGAGGTTGATCTCGGCTGTGAGGTTAAGCAGTCGTCTGGAAAGCTACTTCAATCTTTCAAACACAAGTTTTTCATCGAGTAA
- the LOC108210650 gene encoding uncharacterized protein LOC108210650 isoform X2, producing MMIYKKGSRVEILCEDELPSGSWRSAEIICGDGYNFKVRYDEYFGAAGGETVVEWISEKLMRPCPPQVELRDDWIRGAVLEVFHNLSWKMATVSKVLGRNSFVVRLVGSSSEFKVRRLDLRVRQCWQHNVWTVIGKGVGSDQAGKQNDKLNLIYAHDTKSQGKEIDTKMRSHIQDQYLDAEVNARQSCNSYSRNLKRSFRSCQVEPQEGSAYKYLAAEKEGVSHRVAASPPPKKAQSKKLVQLVLAPRKLISGLERKRITVFLYRSALRSRVKIVLSLMKGALLSYCHLALSIIQGSFMGSLFIPIACFRILGPPILADIRALLECLSIIHVKI from the exons ATGATGATTTACAAGAAAGGGAGTAGAGTTGAGATATTGTGTGAAGATGAGTTGCCATCGGGTTCTTGGCGAAGTGCTGAAATAATCTGCGGTGATGGTTATAATTTCAAGGTTAGATATGATGAGTATTTCGGTGCTGCTGGTGGTGAGACAGTTGTGGAATGGATTTCTGAGAAGTTAATGAGGCCATGTCCTCCTCAGGTTGAACTTAGAGATGATTGGATTCGTGGTGCAGTGTTGGAGGTATTTCATAATCTTTCCTGGAAGATGGCAACGGTGTCTAAGGTTTTGGGAAGAAATTCATTTGTTGTTAGGTTAGTTGGTTCATCTAGTGAGTTCAAAGTTAGAAGATTGGATCTTCGGGTGCGGCAGTGTTGGCAGCATAATGTGTGGACCGTGATTGGAAAG GGTGTTGGAAGTGATCAAGCTGGGAAACAAAATGATAAATTGAATCTGATTTATGCACATGATACAAAAAGCCAAGGCAAGGAGATCGATACCAAAATGAGGTCCCATATTCAAGACCAGTATCTTGATGCTGAGGTCAATGCCCGCCAATCTTGTAACTCATACTCCAGGAATCTGAAGAGAAGCTTCCGCAGCTGTCAAGTTGAACCACAGGAAGGGAGTGCTTATAAATACTTAGCAGCTGAAAAAGAGGGCGTGAGTCACCGGGTTGCTGCATCCCCGCCTCCTAAAAAG GCCCAAAGTAAGAAGCTTGTACAGCTTGTTTTGGCACCTCGAAAGTTGATATCGGGG TTGGAACGAAAACGGATCACAGTGTTTTTGTACCGGTCAGCTTTGAGGTCTCGAGTGAAGATTGTTTTATCTCTGATGAAAGGAGCTTTGCTCTCTTATTGCCATCTTGCACTCTCTATTATACAGGGAAGTTTCATGGGTTCACTTTTCATTCCAATAGCATGCTTTCGGATTCTTGGGCCTCCGATTTTAGCCGACATTAGGGCTCTTCTTGAATGTTTATCAATTATTcatgtaaaaatttaa
- the LOC108210650 gene encoding uncharacterized protein LOC108210650 isoform X3 — protein MMIYKKGSRVEILCEDELPSGSWRSAEIICGDGYNFKVRYDEYFGAAGGETVVEWISEKLMRPCPPQVELRDDWIRGAVLEVFHNLSWKMATVSKVLGRNSFVVRLVGSSSEFKVRRLDLRVRQCWQHNVWTVIGKGVGSDQAGKQNDKLNLIYAHDTKSQGKEIDTKMRSHIQDQYLDAEVNARQSCNSYSRNLKRSFRSCQVEPQEGSAYKYLAAEKEGVSHRVAASPPPKKAQSKKLVQLVLAPRKLISGVI, from the exons ATGATGATTTACAAGAAAGGGAGTAGAGTTGAGATATTGTGTGAAGATGAGTTGCCATCGGGTTCTTGGCGAAGTGCTGAAATAATCTGCGGTGATGGTTATAATTTCAAGGTTAGATATGATGAGTATTTCGGTGCTGCTGGTGGTGAGACAGTTGTGGAATGGATTTCTGAGAAGTTAATGAGGCCATGTCCTCCTCAGGTTGAACTTAGAGATGATTGGATTCGTGGTGCAGTGTTGGAGGTATTTCATAATCTTTCCTGGAAGATGGCAACGGTGTCTAAGGTTTTGGGAAGAAATTCATTTGTTGTTAGGTTAGTTGGTTCATCTAGTGAGTTCAAAGTTAGAAGATTGGATCTTCGGGTGCGGCAGTGTTGGCAGCATAATGTGTGGACCGTGATTGGAAAG GGTGTTGGAAGTGATCAAGCTGGGAAACAAAATGATAAATTGAATCTGATTTATGCACATGATACAAAAAGCCAAGGCAAGGAGATCGATACCAAAATGAGGTCCCATATTCAAGACCAGTATCTTGATGCTGAGGTCAATGCCCGCCAATCTTGTAACTCATACTCCAGGAATCTGAAGAGAAGCTTCCGCAGCTGTCAAGTTGAACCACAGGAAGGGAGTGCTTATAAATACTTAGCAGCTGAAAAAGAGGGCGTGAGTCACCGGGTTGCTGCATCCCCGCCTCCTAAAAAG GCCCAAAGTAAGAAGCTTGTACAGCTTGTTTTGGCACCTCGAAAGTTGATATCGGGG GTGATCTGA
- the LOC108210650 gene encoding uncharacterized protein LOC108210650 isoform X1, translating to MMIYKKGSRVEILCEDELPSGSWRSAEIICGDGYNFKVRYDEYFGAAGGETVVEWISEKLMRPCPPQVELRDDWIRGAVLEVFHNLSWKMATVSKVLGRNSFVVRLVGSSSEFKVRRLDLRVRQCWQHNVWTVIGKGVGSDQAGKQNDKLNLIYAHDTKSQGKEIDTKMRSHIQDQYLDAEVNARQSCNSYSRNLKRSFRSCQVEPQEGSAYKYLAAEKEGVSHRVAASPPPKKVEAIASTRKILGEKHLHASNNYRTTRFYQIGVERKKQNGALGSLHAVSVEHNDADNIACSVGSCSVNSNSPHELQYHSSAFEDNEGCNSDAESSSWLGCKEKISLPPTKEELKEKIHSLELHAYRCTIGAFHAAGPLSWEQETLVTDLRISLHISNDEHLVEIKNLMSTTTSVSCR from the exons ATGATGATTTACAAGAAAGGGAGTAGAGTTGAGATATTGTGTGAAGATGAGTTGCCATCGGGTTCTTGGCGAAGTGCTGAAATAATCTGCGGTGATGGTTATAATTTCAAGGTTAGATATGATGAGTATTTCGGTGCTGCTGGTGGTGAGACAGTTGTGGAATGGATTTCTGAGAAGTTAATGAGGCCATGTCCTCCTCAGGTTGAACTTAGAGATGATTGGATTCGTGGTGCAGTGTTGGAGGTATTTCATAATCTTTCCTGGAAGATGGCAACGGTGTCTAAGGTTTTGGGAAGAAATTCATTTGTTGTTAGGTTAGTTGGTTCATCTAGTGAGTTCAAAGTTAGAAGATTGGATCTTCGGGTGCGGCAGTGTTGGCAGCATAATGTGTGGACCGTGATTGGAAAG GGTGTTGGAAGTGATCAAGCTGGGAAACAAAATGATAAATTGAATCTGATTTATGCACATGATACAAAAAGCCAAGGCAAGGAGATCGATACCAAAATGAGGTCCCATATTCAAGACCAGTATCTTGATGCTGAGGTCAATGCCCGCCAATCTTGTAACTCATACTCCAGGAATCTGAAGAGAAGCTTCCGCAGCTGTCAAGTTGAACCACAGGAAGGGAGTGCTTATAAATACTTAGCAGCTGAAAAAGAGGGCGTGAGTCACCGGGTTGCTGCATCCCCGCCTCCTAAAAAGGTAGAAGCAATTGCTTCCACTAGAAAAATCCTGGGTGAAAAACACCTACATGCATCTAATAACTACAGAACAACTCGCTTTTATCAAATTGGTGTGGAGAGGAAGAAACAAAATGGTGCTTTAGGGAGTTTGCATGCAGTAAGTGTAGAACATAATGATGCTGATAATATTGCATGTTCCGTTGGTAGTTGTAGCGTTAATAGCAATAGTCCACATGAGTTGCAATATCATTCGAGTGCTTTTGAAGATAATGAAGGTTGTAACAGTGATGCTGAATCTTCTTCTTGGTTGGGATGCAAGGAGAAGATTTCTCTTCCTCCCACCAAAGAGGAgttaaaagaaaagattcataGTTTAGAGTTGCATGCCTATCGATGCACTATAGGAGCATTTCATGCAGCAGGACCCTTAAGTTGGGAACAAGAAACACTAGTGACAGACCTCCGTATTTCACTCCATATATCAAATGATGAGCATTTGGTAGAAATTAAGAACTTAATGTCTACTACCACAAGTGTTTCTTGTAGATGA
- the LOC108211472 gene encoding cytochrome P450 734A1 has translation MEDQEDSFNKLYFDIKVVALCSLVGMFLLKIMVIFWWRPRKIEQHFGKQGIKGPSYKFLIGNAKEIVSLMMKASSKPMPFPFSHNILPRVLSFYHHWKKIYGPTFLVWFGPTVRLTVADPDLIREIFTTKSEFYEKNEAHPLIKQLEGDGLLSLKGEKWAHHRKIITPTFHMENLKLLIPAAATSVVHMLDKWLAMSDSGDVEIEVSKWYQTLTEETVTRTAFGPSYEDGQTIFQLQAQQMALASEAFQKVFIPGYRFLPTRRNLKSWKLEKEIKKSLMKVIDERRKNWDSEKMLESGPKDLLGLMIQASMKRPTTTTEFNSASSPPITVHDIAEECKSFFFAGEQTTSNLLTWTTVLLAMHPQWQVLARDEVLKVCGPHDIPTKDDVSKLKMLGMILNETLRLYPPVVATIRRAKADVELGNCKVPRGTQILIPILAVHHDQSIWGNDVNEFNPGRFSEGVAKASKHPVAFMPFSLGVRTCIGQNLAMLQAKLTLAIILQKFSFGLSPQYQHAPTVLMLLYPQHGAPIIFRHLSEPVTHDQSSETV, from the exons ATGGAAGATCAAGAAGATAGTTTCAACAAGCTCTACTTTGATATCAAAGTGGTTGCTTTGTGTTCTCTTGTGGGAATGTTTTTGCTAAAGATTATGGTCATTTTTTGGTGGAGGCCTAGAAAGATTGAGCAACACTTTGGCAAGCAAGGGATCAAAGGGCCTTCATATAAGTTTTTGATTGGCAATGCTAAGGAGATTGTGAGCTTAATGATGAAGGCCTCATCTAAGCCCATGCCTTTCCCTTTCTCCCACAATATTCTCCCTAGAGTCCTCTCCTTCTACCACCATTGGAAGAAAATTTATG GTCCAACATTTCTTGTTTGGTTTGGACCAACTGTGAGACTGACAGTGGCTGATCCTGACCTCATTAGAGAGATTTTCACCACAAAGTCTGAGTTCTATGAGAAGAATGAGGCGCATCCGCTGATCAAACAGCTCGAAGGTGATGGTCTGCTGAGCCTCAAAGGCGAAAAATGGGCTCACCATAGGAAAATCATCACCCCTACCTTCCATATGGAAAATCTCAAA ttgttGATTCCAGCAGCAGCTACTAGTGTGGTGCATATGCTAGACAAGTGGCTTGCAATGTCTGATTCTGGTGATGTGGAAATTGAAGTTTCCAAGTGGTATCAAACATTGACAGAAGAAACTGTTACCAGAACTGCATTTGGCCCCAGTTATGAAGATGGTCAGACCATTTTCCAACTTCAAGCCCAACAGATGGCCCTGGCTTCTGAAGCTTTTCAGAAAGTATTCATCCCTGGTTACAg ATTTTTACCTACGAGGAGGAACCTGAAATCTTGGAAACTCGAGAAGGAAATCAAGAAATCTCTGATGAAAGTGATCGACGAAAGGAGGAAGAATTGGGACAGTGAAAAAATGCTGGAAAGTGGTCCGAAGGATTTACTTGGGCTCATGATACAAGCAAGCATGAAGAGACCAACGACGACAACGGAATTTAATTCAGCGTCGTCACCACCGATCACAGTCCATGATATTGCAGAGGAGTGCAAGAGTTTTTTCTTTGCCGGCGAGCAAACAACATCGAATTTGCTGACCTGGACGACCGTTTTGCTAGCAATGCACCCTCAATGGCAGGTGCTAGCACGTGATGAGGTATTGAAGGTCTGTGGTCCACATGACATCCCTACTAAAGATGATGTTTCTAAGCTTAAGATG TTAGGTATGATCTTAAATGAAACCTTACGGCTTTACCCTCCGGTGGTGGCAACGATCCGACGAGCAAAAGCTGACGTGGAGCTGGGGAATTGCAAGGTCCCCCGAGGTACCCAAATATTGATCCCAATCTTGGCCGTCCATCATGATCAAAGCATATGGGGAAACGATGTCAATGAGTTCAATCCTGGTAGATTTTCGGAAGGGGTGGCCAAAGCAAGCAAGCACCCTGTTGCATTCATGCCATTCAGCCTTGGAGTACGGACATGCATAGGCCAAAATTTAGCAATGCTACAAGCGAAGCTTACACTTGCTATTATACTACAAAAATTTTCATTTGGCTTGTCGCCGCAGTATCAACATGCACCAACGGTGTTGATGCTTCTTTATCCGCAACATGGTGCACCAATCATCTTCAGACATTTGTCAGAACCAGTTACTCATGATCAATCCTCAGAGACAGTCTAG